In the genome of Neodiprion pinetum isolate iyNeoPine1 chromosome 2, iyNeoPine1.2, whole genome shotgun sequence, one region contains:
- the LOC124212313 gene encoding dynein axonemal intermediate chain 3, producing MPNVRFRSSSSNMQGKEAKLPLSWTYDSSEVVDGLARITLSQNQQDVLGCRIMEEVFLEYPWAYVPRQGVVALLRDDDSQLLAFKEDIDKYEGDCFLIGYASAELVSSEFVICLTEAAKRAIEKRNKEVKRRLDNHVRGMFHKTPKPWVSGGSEIEVAENVVRRQRPLFEVEISVPSVLLGNNRELTDRKSIDAEDTGMEIVPKHERFELVPMSRLTTAVQTNLPGRETGVQTHYGFPKNAWTQYGFEYPASEASASEVPGEIEEEMEQDAEKEGGSGAQSDQERLADDEEHAEKPEGDVEQPVEDEAPDPVDLFLDQYADKVIDVIDYNAAMNLHVHDIDELVLKGKESRPREQVVFEEFKSFIDLGLIAGKVVSDLSWHPTLSGVAVVCYTEVPKCDLVQGPSVIRNAKSSLDRNESVVLVWSFNDSMAPRLRLEHDRPVSTVSFCPFRSDVLVAGCETGHIAVWDFNGKLTKCSVDNCCAKEPEVGLPNDCTVVGTSSRQTVPAISLSAVSNDLQSHHGAVRNIQWIPPYHRVETDGRLTSLSDNKTVQFLTASEDGCVAVWDLLWEPRATTSSSLTERGGFKPPKILCEEFSTGTSEFKKIDGLLKPIYSVYMQVPKEVRNLPVISLFIQPPLTTYEEVHSVHRPCSGIFESEDDEESYFSTRTFEPTFSRAENECQKQFWAGSPEGDFLSCAWEGHEFTEVASSENCRYLEWSRVHDGPITWISQSPHLSEALLTVGGRVFAVWNRDFLQSPLLLRKSREGYTACCWTSRPGVFLVARNSGDVETWDLCSNTRECLAVQCISGKRITGLYPHVIPLEPNFVGVCDHNGALRIFKEPSFFSEDKSRRIEWLAEFVAREVTRKREFTAWESNFLKTDPHRLQRKASRAADEAKRRHEEARAKFQKEQEELARLEEERRARLVPKSKAEKWRESDLERMRSILLTKKGFDPRELEATRKPLVQQEEERSRKLKMAEEEVKHGETYYRDALSLNLPKLPGKKSPDDFEPLVSLPEEISIEEKRTQGRLRYEMIRAQAEKKIRENLEPREFDPRIMTSDARRRRRELDLEYLKRSKKEERLRKIKTDAIE from the coding sequence ATGCCAAACGTGCGATTCCGCAGTTCTTCGAGTAACATGCAGGGAAAAGAAGCCAAGTTACCGCTAAGCTGGACGTACGATAGCAGCGAAGTGGTCGATGGTTTGGCGCGGATTACTTTGTCCCAGAATCAGCAGGATGTTCTGGGTTGTCGGATCATGGAAGAGGTTTTCTTGGAGTACCCTTGGGCCTACGTTCCTCGGCAAGGAGTCGTCGCGTTGTTGCGGGACGACGATTCCCAGCTCCTGGCCTTCAAGGAGGACATCGACAAGTACGAGGGAGACTGCTTTCTGATTGGTTACGCATCGGCGGAGCTGGTCTCTTCGGAGTTTGTCATCTGCTTGACGGAGGCGGCGAAACGGGCCATCGAGAAACGTAACAAGGAGGTAAAACGGCGGCTGGACAATCACGTGCGCGGCATGTTCCACAAGACCCCGAAGCCCTGGGTGTCTGGAGGCAGCGAGATCGAGGTAGCTGAAAACGTCGTGCGAAGACAGAGGCCGCTATTCGAAGTTGAGATATCGGTGCCTTCCGTGCTCCTCGGGAACAACCGAGAGCTGACGGACCGGAAGTCGATCGACGCGGAAGACACGGGCATGGAGATCGTTCCGAAACACGAGAGGTTCGAGCTGGTTCCAATGTCGCGGCTGACTACCGCGGTACAGACCAACCTGCCGGGCCGGGAGACTGGGGTCCAGACGCATTACGGATTCCCTAAGAACGCCTGGACTCAGTACGGCTTTGAGTACCCCGCCTCGGAGGCATCGGCCTCGGAAGTTCCTGGTGAGATTGAAGAGGAAATGGAGCAGGACGCTGAAAAGGAAGGCGGCTCGGGTGCTCAGTCTGATCAGGAACGTCTTGCCGACGACGAGGAGCACGCCGAAAAACCGGAAGGCGATGTCGAGCAGCCCGTGGAGGACGAGGCACCGGATCCCGTTGACCTGTTTCTGGACCAGTATGCGGACAAGGTGATCGACGTGATAGACTACAATGCGGCGATGAACCTCCACGTTCACGACATCGACGAGCTCGTGCTGAAGGGCAAGGAGTCCAGACCCAGGGAGCAGGTAGTCTTCGAGGAGTTCAAGTCCTTCATTGACCTCGGTCTCATCGCCGGGAAAGTGGTGTCCGATCTTTCCTGGCATCCAACTTTGTCCGGGGTTGCAGTTGTCTGCTACACCGAGGTACCAAAGTGCGACCTTGTCCAGGGTCCGTCGGTCATCAGGAACGCGAAATCGTCCTTGGACCGTAACGAGTCCGTCGTCCTGGTCTGGTCCTTCAACGATTCGATGGCACCACGGTTGCGGTTGGAGCACGATCGACCCGTCAGCACTGTGTCGTTCTGCCCATTCAGATCGGACGTCCTAGTAGCAGGGTGCGAAACCGGCCACATCGCCGTATGGGACTTTAATGGTAAACTGACCAAATGCAGTGTTGACAACTGCTGTGCGAAAGAACCGGAAGTCGGGTTGCCGAATGACTGTACGGTCGTTGGAACCAGCAGCCGTCAAACCGTTCCCGCGATAAGCTTGTCCGCAGTTTCTAACGACCTGCAATCCCACCATGGCGCCGTTAGAAACATACAGTGGATTCCGCCTTATCATCGCGTCGAGACTGACGGCCGACTGACCAGTCTATCTGATAACAAAACTGTCCAATTCCTCACCGCCAGCGAAGACGGCTGCGTTGCGGTTTGGGACCTCTTGTGGGAACCTCGAGCTACGACATCCTCGTCCCTCACTGAACGCGGGGGTTTTAAGCCACCGAAAATTCTCTGCGAGGAGTTTTCCACTGGAACATCGGAGTTCAAGAAGATCGACGGACTCCTCAAGCCGATTTATTCCGTCTACATGCAAGTACCGAAAGAGGTTCGAAACCTGCCGGTTATCAGCCTTTTCATTCAACCTCCACTGACCACCTACGAAGAAGTTCATTCCGTGCACCGACCCTGCAGTGGGATTTTCGAGTCGGAAGACGATGAAGAGAGTTACTTCTCTACACGAACATTCGAGCCAACATTTTCCAGGGCCGAAAACGAGTGTCAGAAACAATTTTGGGCCGGTTCTCCTGAAGGTGATTTTCTAAGCTGCGCTTGGGAAGGTCACGAGTTCACGGAGGTCGCCTCCTCCGAAAATTGCCGGTACCTCGAGTGGTCCCGGGTTCACGACGGTCCGATCACCTGGATCAGCCAGTCACCACATTTATCGGAAGCCCTGCTCACCGTGGGGGGTCGCGTATTCGCCGTGTGGAATCGGGACTTTCTTCAGTCTCCTCTGCTCCTGAGAAAATCCCGGGAAGGATACACAGCCTGCTGCTGGACCAGTAGACCGGGTGTTTTTCTCGTCGCCAGGAACAGCGGCGACGTCGAGACCTGGGACCTCTGCTCAAACACCCGCGAGTGTCTGGCCGTCCAGTGTATTTCTGGGAAACGGATCACCGGCTTGTATCCCCACGTGATACCGCTGGAGCCGAATTTCGTCGGGGTCTGCGACCACAATGGAGCCCTTCGAATCTTCAAGGAACCGTCATTCTTCAGCGAGGATAAATCGAGGAGAATCGAATGGCTCGCGGAATTCGTCGCGAGGGAAGTGACGAGGAAGCGGGAGTTCACCGCTTGGGAATCGAACTTTTTAAAGACCGATCCGCACCGGTTGCAGAGAAAGGCGTCTAGGGCGGCAGACGAGGCGAAACGACGACACGAAGAGGCCAGGGCTAAATTTCAGAAGGAACAAGAGGAGCTGGCTAGACTCGAGGAAGAGAGAAGGGCTAGACTGGTTCCGAAAAGCAAAGCGGAAAAGTGGAGAGAGTCGGATCTCGAGAGAATGCGGTCTATCCTGCTGACCAAGAAGGGATTTGATCCTCGGGAGCTGGAAGCCACGAGAAAGCCGCTTGTTCAGCAGGAAGAGGAAAGATCGAGGAAGCTGAAAATGGCCGAGGAAGAGGTTAAACATGGTGAAACCTACTACAGAGACGCACTTTCTCTGAACCTTCCAAAATTACCAGGGAAAAAGTCACCGGATGATTTCGAACCTCTTGTCTCTTTGCCCGAGGAAATATCCATCGAGGAAAAAAGAACCCAGGGTAGGCTTCGGTATGAAATGATTCGCGCTCAAGCCGAGAAGAAAATAAGGGAAAATCTGGAACCTCGGGAGTTTGATCCGAGGATTATGACCAGCGATGCTCGACGTAGGCGCAGAGAACTTGAtctcgaatatttgaaaagaagCAAGAAGGAGGAACGACTGAGGAAAATTAAAACTGACGCCATTGAATGA
- the LOC124212530 gene encoding uncharacterized protein, whose amino-acid sequence MSHSVTIRTTTTTTSGSTIILNTSYLRTFPGILKFLEVALGIVCVGIMGHDHDTHYAEALASTPRIFFLLMTTTFMIASFILLISCLASLSTGSIISKTIYEVIYHSIGFGLLLAASLNLLVDITKTRYRPHNYDAILAASIIGLVNAALYLMSTILALRSYRGI is encoded by the exons ATGTCTCACTCCGTCACCATACGAACAACCACAACCACCACCAGTGGCTCGACGATCATCCTAAACACTAGCTACTTAAGAACTTTTCCTGGAATACTGAAATTTCTTGAAGTT GCGCTGGGTATCGTCTGCGTTGGGATCATGGGACACGATCACGACACTCACTATGCCGAAGCGCTGGCATCAACGCCCAGGatatttttccttctcatGACGACGACTTTCATGATCGCATCTTTCATTCTTCTGATATCTTGCCTCGCATCCTTGTCAACCGGCTCGATAATATCAAAAACTATCTAC GAGGTGATCTATCATTCGATCGGATTTGGATTGCTCCTTGCAGCATCTCTCAACCTTCTCGTAGACATTACCAAAACCCGTTATCGCCCTCATAATTATGATGCCATTTTGGCAGCATCG atcaTAGGACTAGTCAATGCGGCGCTATACCTTATGAGTACTATACTAGCTCTGAGATCCTACAGAGGTATTTAA